In Trichoderma breve strain T069 chromosome 4, whole genome shotgun sequence, the following proteins share a genomic window:
- a CDS encoding kinetochore protein CHL4 like domain-containing protein translates to MVRFSVPTKARLPSSLRVDSSNPAVIKSLGRLSREALISLAISWLDEDTIANAVPYLERRDEEDEIDPDDIYPPCGSVQELYELYVEMQQQKGSKRDVANRILEGDWRHGLSLYQLAMVDFYYLEEHPMSQKWTAYKILLLKPPTKDADDEILQVDDKALNVPRFHPSTFLQSLQDQVLPDVKAHYQFYRPKDLSVLLLRIFVIESPYNSSMALSGVTGSGGATNFTSSRTVYLAFPDGSSHIYITKSQANGPAPTGESKSLQNLIIHGVPKALSRPRERYTLKPTSLTSRNLETLLDKRGPGRGNAAGGGWSIYASDKNKKSPLDAILPSPPLSRDSSLSDQNRKRLKPLNSDQRSAKRAKLVAQARFGDSGLVADGKGIERVDVLLKDPFPTPSAVENQASEEDQANAPSETSVSARRRTIDAVLRQAADGDDEELNEPGNPSQWRPTVQITFQGNHVFAGIRQLVEAGIVDGERMPGWMTGEDGVTVGVVKHGRIRGNKGSGL, encoded by the coding sequence ATGGTCAGGTTCTCCGTCCCAACCAAGGCCAGGCTGCCTTCTTCACTGCGCGTTGATTCCTCAAACCCTGCCGTCATAAAGAGCCTGGGCCGACTATCCCGCGAAGCACTCATTTCCCTGGCTATCAGCTGGCTTGATGAAGACACCATAGCCAATGCAGTGCCGTACTTGGAGCGaagggatgaagaagatgaaattgATCCAGATGATATTTACCCCCCGTGTGGGTCGGTCCAGGAGCTGTACGAGCTTTATgtcgagatgcagcagcaaaagggATCCAAGCGCGACGTGGCCAACCGCATACTGGAAGGCGATTGGAGACACGGACTGTCACTGTATCAGCTAGCCATGGTCGACTTTTACTATCTGGAAGAGCATCCAATGTCACAGAAATGGACGGCTTATAAAATACTTCTGCTCAAGCCCCCTACCAaagatgccgacgacgaaatCCTTCAAGTTGACGATAAGGCGTTGAATGTCCCCCGTTTCCACCCTTCGACGTTTCTTCAGAGCCTTCAGGACCAAGTCCTACCGGATGTCAAGGCTCACTACCAATTTTATCGACCAAAAGACCTCTCAGTCCTACTGTTGCGAATATTCGTCATTGAATCTCCATATAACAGTAGTATGGCCCTGTCCGGCGTCACCGGCAGTGGAGGTGCCACCAACTTCACTTCGTCGCGGACGGTATACCTAGCATTCCCGGATGGCTCTTCCCACATTTACATAACCAAATCTCAAGCCAACGGCCCGGCTCCCACAGGTGAATCGAAGAGTCTCCAGAATCTGATTATTCACGGCGTCCCAAAAGCATTGTCTAGGCCAAGAGAACGATATACTCTAAAGCCGACTAGTCTTACGAGCAGAAACCTGGAAACTCTCCTGGACAAAAGGGGTCCCGGGCGGGGAAATGCAGCAGGAGGTGGTTGGAGCATATATGCCTCtgacaaaaacaaaaagtcacCCCTCGATGCCATTCTTCCTAGCCCTCCGCTTTCCAGAGATTCCTCCCTTTCTGACCAGAACCGCAAGAGATTAAAACCGCTGAATTCGGATCAGCGATCTGCTAAACGAGCCAAGCTGGTCGCCCAAGCGCGGTTTGGTGATTCCGGCCTTGTAGCTGATGGGAAAGGGATTGAAAGGGTCGACGTTCTACTCAAAGATCCCTTCCCGACACCTTCTGCTGTGGAGAATCAAGCATCGGAAGAAGATCAGGCAAATGCCCCCAGCGAGACTTCGGTTTCAGCTCGGAGAAGGACGATTGATGCTGTGCTTCGTCAAGCtgctgatggcgatgacgaagaaTTGAATGAGCCTGGAAATCCTTCACAGTGGCGCCCGACGGTGCAAATCACGTTTCAAGGAAACCATGTTTTTGCTGGTATCCGACAACTTGTTGAAGCCGGCATTGTGGATGGCGAGCGCATGCCCGGTTGGATGACTGGCGAAGATGGCGTTACTGTGGGTGTGGTAAAGCATGGACGGATACGAGGCAACAAGGGATCGGGGCTATGA
- a CDS encoding tatD related DNase domain-containing protein, which translates to MSAPQPNSEPASEAYKPRYIDLVKIGINLADPIFRGKHHGSQRHPDDLKDVISRAKEVGCTKLIVTGSDFKSARDALELAKEFPGTCFGTAGIHPCSSAIFCKGGHGRHEEHVAPCEPEDPESTEHRGEPDSETSAKVIAEFETLLADATASSKHHLVALGEFGLDYDRLNFCSKAAQLHSFEAQLKVAASLQPQLPLFLHSRAAHRDFVDLLKGAFGDKLERLEKGGVVHSFTGTIEEMKELMDLGLHIGVNGCSLKTEENLTMVKEITLDRIMLETDGPWCEVRPSHAGYQYLIEKKPEPEQPVTNGEPQPTDAAAQQQTKRPKKQKNQKKEPDVPDRFKVVKKEKWEQGAMIKGRNEPCTIERVAKIVAAVKGVSVEELCEASWRNTVSVFGLGEAN; encoded by the exons ATGAGTGCCCCGCAGCCCAACTCTGAGCCGGCATCAGAGGCCTATAAACCCAGATATATCGAT CTGGTGAAGATAGGAATCAATCTAGCCGATCCCATCTTCAGGGGCAAACATCACGGCTCTCAGCGCCACCCCGATGATCTCAAGGATGTCATCAGCAGAGCCAAGGAAGTGGGCTGCACTAAGCTCATCGTGACGGGCTCTGATTTTAAGAGCGCTCGTGATGCCTTGGAGCTGGCAAAGGAATTCC ctgGAACATGCTTTGGTACCGCTGGCATCCACCCATGTAGCAGTGCCATATTCTGCAAAGGAGGCCATGGTAGACATGAAGAACATGTGGCTCCTTGTGAGCCCGAGGACCCAGAATCAACAGAGCACCGAGGCGAACCCGACTCGGAAACATCTGCCAAGGTGATTGCCGAATTCGAGACCCTGCTTGCCGACGCAACGGCCTCTAGCAAGCATCATCTAGTCGCCCTGGGAGAGTTTGGGCTTGATTACGACCGGCTGAATTTTTGCAGCAAGGCCGCTCAGTTACACTCCTTTGAAGCTCAGCTCAAGGTTGCTGCCTCTCTTCAACCCCAGCTACCATTATTTCTCCACTCTAGAGCCGCCCATCGCGACTTTGTGGACCTGTTGAAAGGGGCTTTCGGTGATAAGCTCGAAAGATTGGAGAAGGGTGGCGTAGTACACAGCTTCACGGGCACCAtagaggagatgaaggagctGATGGATCTAGGCCTGCATATTGGTGTCAATGGTTGCAGTCTCAAGACGGAAGAGAACCTTACTATGGTGAAGGAGATTACCCTTGACAGGATCATGCTGGAAACAGACGGTCCTTGGTGCGAGGTACGACCCAGCCATGCTGGATACCAGTACTTGATAGAAAAGAAGCCCGAGCCTGAGCAGCCAGTGACGAATGGTGAGCCTCAACCGACTGATGCAGCCGCACAGCAGCAGACAAAGCggccgaagaagcagaagaaccAAAAGAAGGAGCCTGATGTGCCAGACCGGTTCAAGGTAGTGAAAAAGGAGAAGTGGGAGCAGGGGGCCATGATCAAAGGCCGCAACGAACCGTGCACTATTGAGCGGGTTGCCAAAATCGTCGCTGCCGTCAAGGGCGTGAGCGTAGAAGAACTTTGCGAAGCATCATGGAGAAACACCGTGAGCGTTTTTGGCCTCGGCGAGGCAAATTAG